One Bombyx mori chromosome 28, ASM3026992v2 DNA segment encodes these proteins:
- the LOC101743968 gene encoding uncharacterized protein LOC101743968 produces the protein MARWLLVYFTLLAVLSAALPETSTPPEPRLDDDLDSNSEEPPEGYYAFVESPNATPPRVRPPPYRQVSDECKEGGRAHVSADNLCGDLNRGLIPRNPMGQYHRGEPYPFELIRNHTLRFLSRTLPVLRADATLPRVARLTPAPARLEERSKRSVEEEVSSSLPLEHRSRDSKKFCDGGGIFCTLYRAINGDNETPTVERREDPGVPAQHHRYEGPPTPCPARVEYATPVFARNYQGVWRYVVQIPYEGYFTQTVELTRCMQSRCHYLEGGCLSSPRWVSLLVAELHYPTELQTPQPEYSQYAAEPSTEKPPHCDGHDDMGCFQVRLYYDWFLVPGSCKCWRPDYFARYVRRRQNNEL, from the exons ACCTTACTGGCGGTACTATCGGCAGCTCTTCCCGAAACCTCGACGCCACCAGAGCCGAGACTGGATGACGACTTGGACTCTAATTCCGAAGAGCCTCCTGAAGGATACTACGCTTTTGTGGAATCACCGAATGCCACACCGCCCAG AGTGCGTCCCCCCCCGTACCGGCAAGTGTCGGACGAGTGCAAGGAGGGGGGGCGGGCGCACGTGTCGGCCGACAACCTGTGCGGCGACCTCAACCGCGGCCTCATACCGCGCAACCCCATGGGGCAGTACCATCGCGGTGAACCTTACCCTTT CGAACTGATTCGCAACCACACGCTGCGGTTCTTGTCGAGGACGCTACCGGTGCTGCGCGCGGACGCCACGCTGCCCCGCGTCGCGCGCCTCACCCCCGCGCCCGCACG ACTGGAAGAAAGGTCGAAGCGTTCAGTGGAGGAGGAAGTTAGCAGCTCGTTGCCGCTCGAGCATCGGTCCAGGGACAGCAAGAAGTTCTGCGACGGCGGCGGCAT CTTCTGTACGTTGTATCGCGCCATCAACGGCGATAACGAAACTCCCACAGTGGAGAGACGTGAGGATCCGGGAGTACCAGCACAGCATCATCGATATGAG GGTCCGCCCACGCCGTGCCCGGCGCGCGTGGAGTACGCCACTCCAGTGTTCGCGCGGAACTACCAGGGCGTCTGGCGCTACGTCGTGCAGATACCCTACGAGGGGTACTTCACGCAGACCGTCGAGCTCACCAG GTGCATGCAGTCCCGTTGTCATTATTTAGAAGGTGGATGTCTGAGCTCCCCTCGCTGGGTCTCCCTGCTCGTCGCTGAGTTACACTATCCCACAGAGCTTCAGACTCCTCAG CCGGAGTACTCGCAGTACGCGGCCGAGCCCAGCACCGAGAAGCCACCGCACTGCGACGGACACGACGACATGGGCTGCTTCCAG GTGAGGCTCTACTACGACTGGTTCCTGGTTCCCGGCTCCTGCAAGTGTTGGAGGCCCGACTATTTCGCGAGGTATGTCCGGCGCCGTCAGAACAACGAGTTGTAA
- the LOC101743672 gene encoding nicotinamide riboside kinase 2: MPGKDWIIIGISGVTCGGKTTLANKLKNALTPVYVFHQDKYFYPDDSPKHIKCEGLDHNDYDVLSSLDMETMYDDITKTLSGEDRSHANRLEGTSTVAGTKFLVIEGFTVLNYKPIMEICDLRYYFILEYGECVSRRVLRLYDPPDVAGYFDTCVWPRHLYYRAQIEKDRRVKLLDATQQDSFEVVMADIDALTR, encoded by the exons ATGCCTGGCAAAGATTGGATCATAATCGGCATTTCCGGGGTCACTTGTGGCGGAAAAACGACCCTTGCCAATAAGTTAAAGAATGCCCTAACACCAGTCTACGTGTTTCAtcaagacaaatatttttatccTGACGACAGTCCGAAACACATTAAGTGCGAAGGGTTAGACCACAACGACTACGATGTGCTGTCGTCGCTGGACATGGAGACCATGTACGATGACATCACGAAGACCTTGAGCGGCGAGGACAGGTCGCATGCCAACCGTTTGGAGGGAACATCCACCGTAGCCGGTACAAAGTTCTTGGTGATTGAAGGTTTCACGGTGTTAAATTATAAACCTATTATGGAGATCTGTGATTTGAG ATACTACTTCATCCTAGAGTACGGGGAGTGCGTGTCCCGCCGCGTGCTGCGACTGTACGACCCGCCAGACGTCGCCGGGTACTTCGACACGTGCGTGTGGCCGCGGCACTTGTACTACAGGGCGCAG ATAGAGAAGGACCGGCGCGTGAAGTTGCTGGACGCGACGCAGCAGGACTCGTTCGAGGTCGTCATGGCGGACATCGACGCCCTCACGCGGTGA
- the LOC105841360 gene encoding uncharacterized protein LOC105841360 isoform X1, producing the protein MQASPPPWSPWWRSQAQLPRDYWHKPRLGIYTLSRDLPLRHVMRLEGVGPIIPTPATSNWMLRYRPLDSEPWRLPIPIPSDLEQFRVETVTGRAPRTHSPSSEWWGGGGAAGAGGGGGAALGWAAGVVLLALLVLLVRAMEKCLDKRLFKMQTDRQESDEWPAPTVRATNNQECRPADVAAAGPNGEAYIGAGATSDLPPPYSECANSTTTVGPKPGEDPPPPYSTCYFSNNPKDEPSVHFINIQNRSDTNRSDVQSGPATDINTAAETVRVEIENEIPRDRTIVV; encoded by the exons ATGCAAGCGAGCCCGCCGCCGTGGAGCCCGTGGTGGCGCTCCCAGGCCCAGCTGCCGCGCGACTACTGGCACAAGCCCAGGCTCGGCATCTACACGTTGTCGAGGGACCTGCCGCTCAGACACGTCATGAG GCTGGAAGGTGTGGGCCCCATCATCCCGACACCGGCGACGTCCAACTGGATGCTGCGGTACCGGCCGCTCGACTCCGAGCCGTGGAGGCTCCCTATACCGATACCCTCAGACTTGGAA CAATTCCGAGTGGAGACGGTGACGGGGCGGGCGCCGCGCACGCACAGCCCCAGCTCGGAGTGGTGGGGGGGCGGCGgggcggcgggcgcggggggcggcggGGGCGCGGCGCTGGGCTGGGCGGCCGGCGTCGTGCTGCTCGCGTTGCTGGTGCTGCTGGTGCGAGCCATGGAGAAGTGTCTCGATAAACGGCTCTTTAAGA TgcaaacagacagacaagaGTCGGACGAGTGGCCGGCGCCGACCGTGCGCGCCACCAACA aTCAAGAATGTCGCCCCGCAGACGTAGCGGCCGCGGGACCCAACGGAGAAGCATACATTGGAGCCGGCGCGACCAGCGACCTCCCCCCTCCTTACTCGGAGTGCGCCAACTCGACCACGACTGTTGGACCCAAGCCCGGCGAGGACCCTCCCCCTCCATACTCCACCTGCTACTTCAGTAATAACCCGAAGGACGAACCATCAGTCCACTTCATCAATATACAAAACAGATCTGACACAAACCGGTCTGATGTCCAAAGCGGCCCCGCTACGGACATCAACACTGCAGCGGAAACAGTTCGCGTTGAGATTGAGAATGAAATACCGCGGGATAGAACAATAGTGGTATAA
- the LOC105841360 gene encoding uncharacterized protein LOC105841360 isoform X2, producing MKIDSLEYRLEGVGPIIPTPATSNWMLRYRPLDSEPWRLPIPIPSDLEQFRVETVTGRAPRTHSPSSEWWGGGGAAGAGGGGGAALGWAAGVVLLALLVLLVRAMEKCLDKRLFKMQTDRQESDEWPAPTVRATNNQECRPADVAAAGPNGEAYIGAGATSDLPPPYSECANSTTTVGPKPGEDPPPPYSTCYFSNNPKDEPSVHFINIQNRSDTNRSDVQSGPATDINTAAETVRVEIENEIPRDRTIVV from the exons ATGAAAATTGACTCGTTGGAATACAG GCTGGAAGGTGTGGGCCCCATCATCCCGACACCGGCGACGTCCAACTGGATGCTGCGGTACCGGCCGCTCGACTCCGAGCCGTGGAGGCTCCCTATACCGATACCCTCAGACTTGGAA CAATTCCGAGTGGAGACGGTGACGGGGCGGGCGCCGCGCACGCACAGCCCCAGCTCGGAGTGGTGGGGGGGCGGCGgggcggcgggcgcggggggcggcggGGGCGCGGCGCTGGGCTGGGCGGCCGGCGTCGTGCTGCTCGCGTTGCTGGTGCTGCTGGTGCGAGCCATGGAGAAGTGTCTCGATAAACGGCTCTTTAAGA TgcaaacagacagacaagaGTCGGACGAGTGGCCGGCGCCGACCGTGCGCGCCACCAACA aTCAAGAATGTCGCCCCGCAGACGTAGCGGCCGCGGGACCCAACGGAGAAGCATACATTGGAGCCGGCGCGACCAGCGACCTCCCCCCTCCTTACTCGGAGTGCGCCAACTCGACCACGACTGTTGGACCCAAGCCCGGCGAGGACCCTCCCCCTCCATACTCCACCTGCTACTTCAGTAATAACCCGAAGGACGAACCATCAGTCCACTTCATCAATATACAAAACAGATCTGACACAAACCGGTCTGATGTCCAAAGCGGCCCCGCTACGGACATCAACACTGCAGCGGAAACAGTTCGCGTTGAGATTGAGAATGAAATACCGCGGGATAGAACAATAGTGGTATAA